The genomic interval CCATCCCGGCATCACGCGCGGCCCGCACGAGCACCGGGAGCAGACGGACCTGTTCGTGTTCTTCCACGGGCATCTGCGGCTGTATCTGTGGGACACTCGGCCCGACTCTCCCACCTACGGCCACCGACAGGTGCTCGACGTCGGCGAGGCCAATCCGGTCACCGCGCTGGTACCGCCCGGCGTGGTGCATGCCTACCGCAACGTCGGCCACACGCCGGCCCTGCTGGTCAACTGCCCGAACCGGCTCTATGCCGGCTGGGGCCGCCGCGAGCCCGTCGATGAGATCCGCCACGAGAACCGTCCGGATCATCCCTTTCACATGGACTGAGGCGCATCCGGCACATTTTTTTCTGGTTAAATCTGCCGCCGTTGTCGAACCCGGCCGAAAGGTCGGCGTTCGTGCCCCGGAGATCATCCAACCCGATCAGGC from Rhodothermus marinus carries:
- a CDS encoding dTDP-4-dehydrorhamnose 3,5-epimerase family protein — protein: MNWKEGPIEGVVIRPLKRYEDARGWLAEFFRQDELDPSVYPVMGYVSLTHPGITRGPHEHREQTDLFVFFHGHLRLYLWDTRPDSPTYGHRQVLDVGEANPVTALVPPGVVHAYRNVGHTPALLVNCPNRLYAGWGRREPVDEIRHENRPDHPFHMD